In Ostrea edulis chromosome 4, xbOstEdul1.1, whole genome shotgun sequence, a single window of DNA contains:
- the LOC125668875 gene encoding uncharacterized protein LOC125668875, with protein sequence MIRKLWILFVFTHSHFPFFLLDGIFQQVQIIDTIGSDEFPAMRDVYIKNGDYFVVMYAVDNRQSFDMAFTLCQKVRDIKGKDFNRIMVVGNKIDLRNSRQVTTEDVLRKSINEKMYWFTETSAKLNCNIRCLFQIILKNYVKTNEFFLGKKDKMVSNLKSKNTICSRFKTRKISAQTLVYSLDNQKDKYMISD encoded by the exons ATGATTCGGAAG TTATGGATACTTTTTGTTTTTACCCATTCACATTTTCCCTTCTTTTTGCTAGATGGAATATTCCAACAAGTACAAATCATTGACACCATTGGGAGTGATGAATTTCCTGCAATGAGGGACGTTTACATAAAAAATGGAGACTACTTTGTCGTCATGTATGCAGTAGACAACCGCCAGTCATTTGATATGGCATTTACACTGTGCCAAAAAGTCAGGGACataaaag GAAAAGATTTCAACAGAATAATGGTAGTGGGAAATAAAATAGATCTGAGAAATTCTAGACAAGTGACAACGGAAGACGTTTTACGAAAGTCAATCAACGAGAAAATGTACTGGTTCACCGAAACAAGTGCCAAACTGAACTGCAACATCAGGTGCCTTTTCCAAATTATCTTGAAAAACTAtgtgaaaacaaatgaattctTCCTTGGAAAGAAAGACAAAATGGTGTCAAATCTGAAATCAAAGAACACTATATGCTCGAGATTCAAAACGAGAAAAATATCTGCACAAACTCTTGTATATTCACTTGATAACCAAAAAGATAAGTACATGATATCAGATTAA
- the LOC125668737 gene encoding profilin-4-like: MEVSRLENSSLREEYVLKLWDSYILDNLVEAAPCRIGIYDLRTKRRITSSEGFWVSPKELEVVIEGVTYPDLVQRNGLVVNGKTYDVRLADGKNGIFARKEFDGCTVCKTFTLLIIAITDERYEAKVCNEQIMQLGDFLRRGGL, translated from the coding sequence ATGGAGGTTTCCCGGCTGGAAAACAGTTCCCTTCGAGAGGAATATGTTTTAAAGTTGTGGGACAGCTATATCCTGGATAACTTAGTAGAGGCGGCTCCCTGCAGAATTGGAATTTATGACCTCAGAACTAAACGTCGAATCACCAGCAGTGAAGGATTCTGGGTATCTCCAAAGGAACTAGAAGTCGTTATCGAAGGCGTGACTTATCCAGACCTCGTACAAAGGAACGGACTTGTCGTCAACGGAAAGACTTATGACGTACGATTGGCCGACGGCAAGAACGGAATTTTTGCTCGAAAAGAATTTGACGGATGCACAGTGTGTAAAACCTTCACCTTACTCATTATCGCTATCACGGACGAGCGTTATGAGGCCAAAGTTTGCAACGAACAGATAATGCAACTTGGCGATTTTCTAAGGAGAGGTGGATTATAG